From Aquarana catesbeiana isolate 2022-GZ linkage group LG05, ASM4218655v1, whole genome shotgun sequence:
TGCTAAAATCACTAGAAGAAGCAACCgattgctaaacaaatgaaatgtGGAATAAGTTATACAGATAGCATGCAGCAGAATATTGCAGTGGTTGGTGGTATGTGATTGGAGCAATTTATGATCATGTGACATTGATTGCCTCTGTATGGAACTTGTGTATCTTACTCCATAGGGAGCCATGTGTTCCATCCATTGCTATTCCTAATAAATCATTACTGATCAGTAAAAATCTCCTCGGTAGCTCTAGGTCTAAACTTTAACTAAATGCAAACACAGAGCAAAGTGTATACATGTATATTTCCAGAACAGTTTTTAATAAATTATCTATGAATTCCCtattattgttattactattattcaggatttatatagcgccattagtttgtgcagcgctttacaacatgagggcagacagtacagttacaatacaaaaatcaatataggaggaatcagagggctctgatGCTGAGAGATTACAATCTAAGAGAGGGGGATCAAGtgataaaaaaggtaataactgtgggatggtctgatggagaaaataaatgtacagttgttaggtgggggcagggtaggcttctttaaagagaagggtctcctaaaagtggacaaagtaggagatagtcagacagattggggtagggggttCCATACGATTGGGGAGgcttctggagaagtcctggaggcgagcatgggaggaggtgatgaaacagctagagaacaggagatcttgggaggaacgaagagaatgatttggttgatgGTCTgagattaggttagtgatgtagctgggagctgagttgtggatggctttgtaaggtaTTGTTtcgtattttgaatttcatttgttgggtgagcggaagccaatggagggattggcagagatgggtggaagatactgaatggagaccagtggaggattggtggagaggggtggaagatactgaatggagaccaatggagtgattggcggagaggggtggaagatactgaatggagaccagtggaggattggtggagaggggtggaagatactgaatggagaccaatggagtgattggcggagaggggtggaagatactgaatggagaccagtggagggattggcagagaggaatggaggacactgagcagttggtaaggtggatgagtctgacagcagcatttatgatggactgaatgTTTGGATTATCCAAATGATGATAAGTTATCTTATAGACACAACAATGCTTTCCTTTCAAACTCGGATAAAACGTTTTTTAGTGATTGAAGAACTTCAAATATAATTTATTTGGCTCCAACACAGAGATAGCAGAAAACATGCTGGAAGTACTATAAGTACTGAAATTCCAAGTATAATGTCTATGTATTCACTAATTATCACATGCTCTATATGATATGGATGGGTGAAAAGGGAAAACAGCGAGTAGCCTGAGGCACACATGGGTATTGTTCTCTATCATATATAAAAATGAGTGAGATGGGAGGCATTGGAGAACTGCTTAATCAAACAAAACAATAATTGGGACCCTCCAGATTTAAAATGACACCTTGTTTTTCAGTTTTACCAAATTGCCAGACTGAATTTCACCGATAAGTTCaaattttttaatgttttcttccattattttaattctccccaaaaatccatcctTTCCTTCCCGCTTCTCTTTTTCAATGAGCAGCTTCATGTAATCTACAGCAGACATCGGATTTGGTTTTAGGGCGATCTCCTGGAGAAGTTTGAGGATCTTGCCAATCTCCCCAGTAAGTTTCATTACATCATCCTCTGCTGTCTTCATGTCTTCCTTCAATTTTGAGAGAACTTCTTCTAGATCCATCACCTTCATCCCtgctttttcatatttttctttaatatcAGAATAGGTTTTCTTCTTGGTTTCAACAAAAGATTTCCAGGAAAACTTTTCCGATATGTGTTTGCTTTGGCTATGTCCACACACACGACAAGTTCCATTCCAATAAAAAACTTCACATAAATAAACCAGGAAGTTAGCTAACACAATGCAGTCTTTGTGACATGTAGAGCTGCACTCCTGGCAGTTGGTTGAGTATTTGGATGATTCTTCCTTTCTTCTTACAGTTTCTGTCACTTCATACTCGAAATTCCCGTTCTTTTTAACCTCCTCCTTGTGGTCATTCAGAGCTCTCTCGTTTTGCTCCAGTTCATGCTGTTTCCCGGTCACCATCTCAATTTTTTTGGCAAGTCCATTCAAAGTTACATCCAAAGCATTTCTTTTTGCTAGAACATTCTTTGTTAAAGTTAAATCTTTACTGGCTAATCCAggcaaatactgtaaaaaaaaatcctcaatgCTTTCCATTCCCATTTCCCACTGCATTTCCTGAGCCTTGTAGAAACGTTTGCCAACTTGATCAGGGCGGTTATTAGCGTACAGCATGCTGTTATTGACCATAAAATACACAGGTTTTCCATCTTTAGATTTTGCACAGGGAACATCAGCCTCAGTAATTGCTGAGAGAACATTTGGTTCCTGGGAATCAGCGAAGGTAGTGAAGAAGACTATATTATCCTTGATGTCATTCCCAAAAATGGATAAAATGTTGTCATAGATGTACTTCTGTGTTGCAGTTAACCGAGCCGAAGATGACTGAACCACAAAACAAATCGCATCAATTTCTGAGAATTTGCATTTAGAAAAAAATTCTCGTATCTTCTGCATGATTTTCTCATCATAGTATATCCCTCTGGTGTCTCCAAACCCCGGAGTGTCAATGATGGTTAAGTAGTATGGGATCCGGAAGCCATCTTCCTGGTTGATCTGGTACGTAGTGACACTCGATGTTTGGCTGTGAGCTTGACTCTTCTTACTAATCTCTTCAATTAGCTGGAACCGGTGATCATCCTTCCACTCCACACCAAAGATGTAGTTGATCACAGCATTAATCAGGGTTGTTTTACCAGACCCGGTTTCACCAACCATCATGATCACTTTGTTTTTCTTATTGAGCTTCATTGTTTTAAATTCCCATATACTCTGCTGCTTTACATCCTCCAATTTCATCTTGTAAATGATCAGAGGTCCAACCTTCTCTGTGCTGCTCGTGTATTTGTGCAGTCTCAGCAGTTTACTATCTTCTACCATAGAAAGGCCTCGTTCAGTATCTACAAAATCCACATACAAAGTTATTGATATCTTATTGAAATCTTTATATGATCACAGTAACAAGTTACCAAACACTGAATATCATACAAGGGCACAAGCAGATTATGGTGAGGTGGGCTAAGCCCTATCATGTCCTATAAACCGTTTTACTGAATAAGCAAAAACAAGCCCCTGAACCTATTTTCTTGTCACAGACATCTATAGGTCAGCATAACAGCAGAAGCAACTTTGTCGGGAGTTACTTTGGGTGGAGGGCTTGTGGAACTCAGCTTAGCTTGGAGAGCTCTGGGAACTCTGTGTCTCCCCTGGCCCCTCCTATATGTAAATtgccctgtgtctattaggggcacagggtgaccgagaaccccagtctgatcggTGCTAGTCggactcgctgtacagccacactggaatattgtatatatgcatataatatGTGTTGTCTCACGCTGTTGTGGACTTGttgctgggatcgtttggggtgtggttgtatctcattgttctattgtgtctgccttgggagaaaagtatattatggaATGTATGtctaagtggaggggggggggggaattggtccAGCTGACCctccttgctgataagactgtttactgatgagaagtttgaatacacctgacctgtgtgtctattgttattggacagtttaccccaccctgaaagcaaagggggggaggggttgtccCTGAGCGTTACCTCTCTGTACATGTGTTTGAAAAAACAGTCtgtttttcaccctacattgagttacggctaatgactgggtgagctaaggggtcttgggtagtgctggttctggacaaaggaagcatttatggcagacatagtcctgttgaggacgaGGGGTCCATCAcaattggttggcagcggtgggatcttGCTTCCTGGCTGTGAACATGTCCAAACCACCCCcaggatccaaggtctggatagcagaagaggagaggcaCAGATACCAGCCGCAATAAATAGAGTGGGAAAAAAAATTGACTCGCGCTCAAAGCAAAAACTAACGTGTGTATGACTGAAAAAGAGTACTCAGccgatatttaaataaatgttgtgaaaacatatgataaatgtgaCAAACTGAATATTAGATGGGaaaattgatcccacttccccttaaaagaaatatattcaatagcaaatcaaattcGTACATAAAAACCATAAAGGGTAGCAGTGTATATAAAAGGGTAATATCTAAATTtgaagaaaatatgaaaaaaaggggggaaagtccatatacaaaaaacaccctacaagtgctgtagaaatgcaaaaaaagtccaatttaaatgaaatcccagatgtgtgagTCCACCACTATAAataaagtgcctggccgcttaccggaaccccatgaccccccgttacagagggtctaaatgggcattgtagtcaTGCTGCTCGGATAGCTCAGGAACTAGAATGATGACCGGATTGGAACCTCTGAAACTGTATTGCTGTAAAGGCTGTATAgcgaatggatccacagggaaaagGCAACACTCAGCCCTCAGTGGAGTGTAGACATCATATgggggaaacagaagaaggctcccatagtgtaaaatcaattggtattttattaaaaaaacatagtaaacactcacatataaaaagCAAATAtcctctgatgagaggcagtctgtgacaccggccggatgttcacaggccgcccgtcctgctggagtaCAACGATAGAGGAaagtgacgcgatgacaccgctcagccctacgctgcgtttcgcaaaagaattgcgtcttccaggggcacgggcggtgcaTCGCGCCACCTTCCTTAAATAATGACAATAAATGGAGAGAAAGCCTCGCTCTGGGTTCCGGATATCCGCATTCGTGTGGAGCGCAGAGGGTTAGACACAAGGGCGCATGCGCGCCCTGCATCGCAGCAGGTCGTACGTAAGGGAAGCCCAGGGTGGAGTGAAGGCCAAAAAGAAAGTTCCAATGCGCCTGCGCGCCTTGAATCTTTATATAACATGGCACTAGGTTAGGTAAACTGCTGAATCGCCTTACTGCACATAGGCAGCAGAGACCAGAcacagaagggggaggggaaaggggggcttGGACGGGAAAAAGCCAACATTCACATATGCACATTGGGTTCCCGCGCCAAGCCCCACCCAAAAAGGAGAGAATGCGCAGCCCAGAGAGGGTCCACCATCCGCCATACCAGCGTGCGTCCACACTGAGGTGGACAAGCCACATCATACCACCCCATATTAGAAAGCATATGAGTGGTGACACGCATACAAAAATTGAAAATAAGGTCTCTGGGGACATGACAAAAAGGGGGACCTCTAGTGGCCAGCCTAAAATATTGCATACAGAATGCAATATTTAGGAATGTATTCCTGAATACATGTATGCATCATGTGTAAATAAGGAATATATAAAAAatcttaaatatataaaaaaaggggataaataataataataaaaagtatataaaaatatatatatataaaaaaggaaaactgtggaGTTAGTCCGTGGGTCAAGTATGTGCTGAAATTATGTGTACTAAAAatgtgaaaaagggggggggggggggagcaaccaACTGGGCCAAAAACCCCAAAATTCTATCAAAGTCCTCGTCCACAGACTATGACAATAAGGCCAAAAAATAATTGTGTTGGTGCGTGCTACCAAAAAGATTTTTGTGGTAAAGAAATATGAACCCGAAGCGCAACAGGTGTTCCAATTATGTGAACCCAGAGCGATGGCTTTGACAACGGattcataaatacagtatatttatatccCATGATCAAATATTTGCATAAGATTACATGATAAAAAgaagagaaaattggaaaaaagggggggggggagggaaggagaagcGGGGGGGTAGGGGGGTGAAGGGAACAAAAGAAAAGCCCACAATGAATTAGGCATTATTGATGAAGGCATTTACGTCGGTGTCGACGTTCATGCCGAATGGCACGTAACTTTTGACTTTGTATATCCAGGACATCTCTAACTTAGAGATCTCCCTAATGAGTGAACTGCCTCGCCAATGGGGTTTATACTTGTCAATTCCTACAAAAAGTGTTTTAGAGGGGTCTCTACTGTGGACCTGATCGTAATGCCTAGAGACAGGGTGTTTATCATAACCTCTTCTTATATTCCCTATGTGTTCATTCAAGCGAACAcgtagggcccttttggtcctccctatatattggagcccacagggacattgtaggagatagaccaccccttcagAACTGCACGTAATAAATGGTTCAATATCATGTGAACGCCCTGTGCTGGTAGATGTAAATGTTGTGATACGTCTAGATCTATTGATGTTGAGAGAACACACTTGGCATTTTCCACACTTATAAAACCCCGTCAGATTTTGAAGAAAAGATCTAGTTTCTTGTGGGGGGTCTTGAACTGTGGGTGCTACCCTATTTCCCAAGGATGCTGCTCCCTTAAATATCACTCTAGGGTTGGATGGTAGAATGGTCTTAAGAGCTGCATCACTACCAAGAACGTGCCAGTGCTTACGTATCAGTTGCTTGATCGCACTGAGAAAGTAGTGATGAATGGGACAGTGTCTGAGACCTCCATCCTAGGTCTAGAAACATCAGACAGTAGATCAGCCCTGTCCCTATCCCTTGCTGATTTAACCGCCTGAGAGAGGGAAAGCTGGTCGTATCCCTTCTCTAGGAATCTTTTGGTCAGAATAGATGCTTGATGGTCAAAGGTAGCTATATCTGAACAATTACGTCTGAGGCGCAAAAATTGTCCTAGAGGGATGGCCTTAATCCAGGGTTcatggtggcaactgtctacaGAAATGTAGGCATTTCTGTCCGTTGTCTTGAAATATGTGGATGTCACGAACTGTCCATCCACGATCTGGATATTTAAGTCCAGGAAGTGGATGGCATCCTGGCTGGCCTCAAAATTAAACTTGATGCCTCGATTATTGGCATTCAGGGTATTCATAAAGTCATGGAGTTCGGCCTCgcatccatcccataggaggaggacgttgtcaatatatctagcccacaggagcacctcaggTCTCCTGGGGGcgtcgacgacgtcctcctcccacttggcccaGCACCAGTAACCTCTTCTTCATTCTACGGAcaagagatggtgaacctctatccccagacaccagttatagagattggtgatttgatagacttttctggtGAGGAAGAACAACAtggtgagcctccagcaggagAGCTGGcgtcagggccaaacttcactgagctgtggagttacaagagacttctccagctgaagatctggccactggacagagggtctaagacctctgccccatacctgcAGCAGTTTCAGGAGCCCATGGTGAGAAGATGATAgtcactccccaacagttagccaaagTGGATGATGTGGGGTActcagctgaagtgctaacagggcagaatgctactggcctctgcacacaactgcagcttgagctgatatcagtggatgggactgcggtctccactgacaccaacccagcagaagagcgTGCAACAGAGCAGAGtgttgctggcctctgccctcaaataacagaagagggagttcctatggaagtggatgggacttcggtctccactgacacaaccccagaaaatggtgcagCTTTGAGACAGTAGGATGTCaaccatgctttgcaagcactgggggattttcatctaCCAAAAGTAGCTGGGACTTCAGTctacacttgtataccccagggatgctgggcagtcggcccagatccccagcagcatgacagagtgagcccagtcaccgtgTCTTcactccagtggctgaaaggactccagggagaagagtCAGTCCACgcgggtatgttctctgagagaggcagaggttggctgggtgagtaatgctatgtttgggacaatttatttggggtactgtgtggataccggaatttggggactggaactactgactaactttggattCAACCCCTCTGGCGTCACCTCCTGTGTTAGCCCACAgccaaaaggggagagatgtgacgggagtcacttgtggaacccagcttaccttggagagctctggaaattCTGTATCCAGCTCCCCCAGCCCCgcctatgtgtaaatcaccctttgttaattaggggcacagggtgaccaagaaccccagtctgatctgtgctagtcagactcgcgGTACAGCCACTCTGGAATATTGTATGTAGCACCCGCtatcataggtaggtgctagaataggatttttctagGCTAAAACTGTtagtacaggcaaatttaggcaggcctatgctttaggctaggcctgtttgttttgatctggggctgggagtggttagtgtagctgggtttgaccacctgtgctctggttctgagacgcctcccctgctttcagggaaattgttctggaagaggggttgggcctggaactggagtggcaggcagctcatgtgaggagctctgaccaatccccattcggtattggcagggggcaggcctcccatataaacTGAGGTCACATGCCGCTGGGGGGGATTGTCGGCcaagagaagtggagaatggaatactaggcagTTGCTGTAGGGCAGAGAAGCCCGGAGTAAAGCAAGAAAATGCCATAAActgagggctggcatgacaggatTAACAGTGGGAGCAATGCTGGAgaactggatgtaaggaggtagaGGATAGGGTGCAGTAGAAATGGGGAGGGGCGATTAGGCACGAGGTAAAGCGTAggtccctccccagctcagtgtTACCAGGAGGAGTGAGCTTGCAACATGGCCGTGATGGAGGAGCTTCTGGCTAAGCTACGGGCAGAAGCGGCGGTAAAGGGGAATGGATGGC
This genomic window contains:
- the LOC141145647 gene encoding uncharacterized protein gives rise to the protein MAGAPGKEGSKHNAQTMAGAPGKDTERGLSMVEDSKLLRLHKYTSSTEKVGPLIIYKMKLEDVKQQSIWEFKTMKLNKKNKVIMMVGETGSGKTTLINAVINYIFGVEWKDDHRFQLIEEISKKSQAHSQTSSVTTYQINQEDGFRIPYYLTIIDTPGFGDTRGIYYDEKIMQKIREFFSKCKFSEIDAICFVVQSSSARLTATQKYIYDNILSIFGNDIKDNIVFFTTFADSQEPNVLSAITEADVPCAKSKDGKPVYFMVNNSMLYANNRPDQVGKRFYKAQEMQWEMGMESIEDFFLQYLPGLASKDLTLTKNVLAKRNALDVTLNGLAKKIEMVTGKQHELEQNERALNDHKEEVKKNGNFEYEVTETVRRKEESSKYSTNCQECSSTCHKDCIVLANFLVYLCEVFYWNGTCRVCGHSQSKHISEKFSWKSFVETKKKTYSDIKEKYEKAGMKVMDLEEVLSKLKEDMKTAEDDVMKLTGEIGKILKLLQEIALKPNPMSAVDYMKLLIEKEKREGKDGFLGRIKIMEENIKKFELIGEIQSGNLVKLKNKVSF